A single Cannabis sativa cultivar Pink pepper isolate KNU-18-1 chromosome 7, ASM2916894v1, whole genome shotgun sequence DNA region contains:
- the LOC115697472 gene encoding uncharacterized protein LOC115697472 isoform X2, whose protein sequence is MASSQVEIASSSPFGCVLRDHNRRDGCRESHSFQKRFKNLVRDHLHTCISLPADENSLLPKKEEKTSQNQNKIEISKDRDEFSSSQCPWRRSLSAKRTTTTAALIESKPQEADFSSALSTSNTPRAALPRSDSLAGIQNLGASSLVQIWEKRLNRSNSENQSSSSTTSRSDYGLSCNENSAPPVEEEEEEEAPRGYEAGSSALDTGQANEESLADWSGQNSPARSQNSDAGERETVKVADIIKRLTAANHGQPTNTTLSSSSSSSFDNDREPLSSPQREVDRTMASDHILEHRLFSPRIRGRQAFTDLLMQMERERHAELNRLVERAAVSRFTQKGRIQSMLRLRLLKRGVAIQDQHRWQLTSPKVERLPQGSSILHLREKFSYGADRSTTLESETADPRSPQSEISKKDSQQEQSSIPNKLEDDSHTQDVHFVEQENSALQECSAVNTTVDLPSETCSVNRNIESQETADLSTCFDGCWNGNDAAEELEENYSQYADTSFDWIADISRPRSYWEDRRQEWYQEMLNSNSEKVEIRQLLERGTVSSFLASDFREKMDRLMESRLGRLTNPAGSDGGEEKDDEQHSQLTPFIQERQLQQHEEEESEEEEEIEGEIEIDEEPEVEHEESLISGQYHEASDYFDQSISSQKIPSPPPLLRSWSYNEIGDDSDRAFSTSPRQEFPSQSYYNISRHCSSSRNHSSMEMDLIFELRGQMEQLSREMSELRNSLKSCMDMQMMLMQQSMKQETQSAEGVPKKGNCRICYAMKVDSLLYRCGHMCTCFKCAHELQWSSGNCPICCAPIVDVVRAYMDS, encoded by the exons ATGGCGTCTTCGCAAGTGGAAATCGCTTCGTCTTCTCCGTTCGGTTGTGTTTTGAGGGATCATAATCGTAGAGATGGGTGTAGAGAAAGTCATTCCTTTCAGAAAAGATTCAAGAACTTGGTCAGGGATCATCTACACACTTGCATTTCACTCCCTGCCGATGAAAATtctcttcttcctaaaaagGAAGAGAAAACCAGTCAGAACCagaataaaattgaaatatcTAAGGACAGAGACGAATTTTCATCTAGTCAATGTCCATGGCGGCGTTCACTGTCAGCtaaaagaacaacaacaacagccgCCTTGATTGAAAGTAAGCCCCAAGAGGCTGACTTCTCGTCGGCATTGTCAACTTCAAATACGCCGCGAGCAGCTCTGCCTCGATCGGATAGTCTAGCCGGAATTCAAAATCTCGGTGCTTCTTCTCTCGTTCAGATTTGGGAAAAGAGATTGAACCGCTCCAACAGCGAGAATCAAAGCTCATCGTCCACCACAAGCCGGTCAGATTACGGGCTGAGCTGTAACGAGAATTCAGCTCCTCCggtagaagaagaggaagaagaagaagcaccAAGAGGCTATGAAGCAGGGAGCTCTGCTCTCGACACAGGGCAGGCGAATGAAGAATCATTGGCGGATTGGAGTGGTCAGAATTCTCCTGCTCGTAGCCAAAACTCAGACGCAGGGGAAAGAGAGACAGTCAAAGTAGCTGATATCATCAAGAGATTAACGGCTGCAAATCATGGGCAGCCTACTAACACTACTTTATCAtcatcctcttcttcctctttcgATAATGATCGTGAGCCGTTGAGCTCGCCACAAAGAGAAGTGGACCGCACCATGGCAAGTGATCATATTTTAGAGCACCGTTTATTCTCCCCAAGGATCAGAGGGCGGCAGGCATTCACGGATTTGCTTATGCAGATGGAAAGGGAAAGGCATGCTGAGCTCAACAGGTTGGTGGAACGCGCTGCAGTTTCTAGATTTACCCAGAAAGGTCGAATTCAG TCCATGCTTCGACTTAGGTTGCTAAAACGTGGCGTGGCAATTCAAGATCAGCATCGTTGGCAGTTAACGTCACCTAAAGTTGAGAGGCTGCCTCAAGGATCTTCCATCCTGCATCTCAG GGAGAAATTTAGCTATGGGGCAGATCGAAGCACAACACTTGAGAGTGAAACAGCTGATCCTAGAAGTCCTCAAAGTGAAATAAGCAAGAAAGATTCACAACAAGAACAATCTTCTATCCCTAATAAGCTGGAAGATGACTCACACACTCAAGATGTTCATTTTGTTGAGCAAGAGAACTCAGCTTTACAAGAATGTTCTGCTGTGAATACCACTGTAGATCTTCCCAGTGAAACATGCTCAGTGAATAGAAATATTGAGTCACAAGAAACTGCAGATTTAAGCACCTGTTTTGATGGCTGCTGGAATGGAAATGATGCTGCTGAAGAACTAGAAGAAAATTATTCACAGTATGCAGACACCAGCTTCGACTGGATCGCAGATATATCTAGGCCTCGGAGCTATTGGGAAGACCGCAGGCAGGAATGGTACCAAGAGATGCTGAATTCTAACTCAGAAAAAGTTGAAATTCGTCAACTACTTGAAAG AGGAACAGTATCAAGCTTTCTTGCAAGTGACTTTCGAGAGAAAATGGATAGATTAATGGAGAGTCGCTTGGGAAGACTAACAAATCCTGCCGGTAGTGATGGAGGAGAAGAAAAGGATGATGAACAGCATAGCCAATTGACACCGTTTATACAAGAACGTCAACTACAACAACATGAGGAAGAAGAatcagaagaggaagaagagattGAAGGAGAGATAGAAATTGATGAGGAACCGGAAGTAGAACATGAAGAAAGCCTCATCAGTGGTCAATATCACGAAGCCAGTGATTATTTTGATCAATCAATATCATCTCAGAAAATCCCTTCACCACCACCTCTGTTAAGGTCTTGGAGTTATAACGAAATTGGTGATGATTCGGACCGGGCCTTTTCAACATCTCCACGTCAAGAATTCCCGTCTCAATCTTACTATAATATCTCCAGGCATTGCTCTTCTTCTCGAAACCATTCTTCAATG GAAATGGATCTAATTTTTGAACTAAGAGGACAAATGGAGCAACTTAGTCGAGAGATGTCCGAGCTAAGAAATTCATTAAAGAGCTGCATGGACATGCAGATGATGTTAATGCAGCAATCCATGAAGCAAGAAACTCAATCAG CAGAGGGGGTACCAAAGAAAGGAAACTGCCGCATCTGCTACGCAATGAAAGTTGACTCGCTTTTATACAG ATGTGGGCATATGTGCACGTGCTTCAAGTGTGCACACGAGTTGCAATGGAGCAGTGGGAATTGTCCAATATGTTGTGCTCCAATTGTTGACGTCGTACGGGCTTATATGGATTCATAG
- the LOC115697472 gene encoding uncharacterized protein LOC115697472 isoform X1: protein MASSQVEIASSSPFGCVLRDHNRRDGCRESHSFQKRFKNLVRDHLHTCISLPADENSLLPKKEEKTSQNQNKIEISKDRDEFSSSQCPWRRSLSAKRTTTTAALIESKPQEADFSSALSTSNTPRAALPRSDSLAGIQNLGASSLVQIWEKRLNRSNSENQSSSSTTSRSDYGLSCNENSAPPVEEEEEEEAPRGYEAGSSALDTGQANEESLADWSGQNSPARSQNSDAGERETVKVADIIKRLTAANHGQPTNTTLSSSSSSSFDNDREPLSSPQREVDRTMASDHILEHRLFSPRIRGRQAFTDLLMQMERERHAELNRLVERAAVSRFTQKGRIQSMLRLRLLKRGVAIQDQHRWQLTSPKVERLPQGSSILHLREKFSYGADRSTTLESETADPRSPQSEISKKDSQQEQSSIPNKLEDDSHTQDVHFVEQENSALQECSAVNTTVDLPSETCSVNRNIESQETADLSTCFDGCWNGNDAAEELEENYSQYADTSFDWIADISRPRSYWEDRRQEWYQEMLNSNSEKVEIRQLLERGTVSSFLASDFREKMDRLMESRLGRLTNPAGSDGGEEKDDEQHSQLTPFIQERQLQQHEEEESEEEEEIEGEIEIDEEPEVEHEESLISGQYHEASDYFDQSISSQKIPSPPPLLRSWSYNEIGDDSDRAFSTSPRQEFPSQSYYNISRHCSSSRNHSSMEMDLIFELRGQMEQLSREMSELRNSLKSCMDMQMMLMQQSMKQETQSAAEGVPKKGNCRICYAMKVDSLLYRCGHMCTCFKCAHELQWSSGNCPICCAPIVDVVRAYMDS from the exons ATGGCGTCTTCGCAAGTGGAAATCGCTTCGTCTTCTCCGTTCGGTTGTGTTTTGAGGGATCATAATCGTAGAGATGGGTGTAGAGAAAGTCATTCCTTTCAGAAAAGATTCAAGAACTTGGTCAGGGATCATCTACACACTTGCATTTCACTCCCTGCCGATGAAAATtctcttcttcctaaaaagGAAGAGAAAACCAGTCAGAACCagaataaaattgaaatatcTAAGGACAGAGACGAATTTTCATCTAGTCAATGTCCATGGCGGCGTTCACTGTCAGCtaaaagaacaacaacaacagccgCCTTGATTGAAAGTAAGCCCCAAGAGGCTGACTTCTCGTCGGCATTGTCAACTTCAAATACGCCGCGAGCAGCTCTGCCTCGATCGGATAGTCTAGCCGGAATTCAAAATCTCGGTGCTTCTTCTCTCGTTCAGATTTGGGAAAAGAGATTGAACCGCTCCAACAGCGAGAATCAAAGCTCATCGTCCACCACAAGCCGGTCAGATTACGGGCTGAGCTGTAACGAGAATTCAGCTCCTCCggtagaagaagaggaagaagaagaagcaccAAGAGGCTATGAAGCAGGGAGCTCTGCTCTCGACACAGGGCAGGCGAATGAAGAATCATTGGCGGATTGGAGTGGTCAGAATTCTCCTGCTCGTAGCCAAAACTCAGACGCAGGGGAAAGAGAGACAGTCAAAGTAGCTGATATCATCAAGAGATTAACGGCTGCAAATCATGGGCAGCCTACTAACACTACTTTATCAtcatcctcttcttcctctttcgATAATGATCGTGAGCCGTTGAGCTCGCCACAAAGAGAAGTGGACCGCACCATGGCAAGTGATCATATTTTAGAGCACCGTTTATTCTCCCCAAGGATCAGAGGGCGGCAGGCATTCACGGATTTGCTTATGCAGATGGAAAGGGAAAGGCATGCTGAGCTCAACAGGTTGGTGGAACGCGCTGCAGTTTCTAGATTTACCCAGAAAGGTCGAATTCAG TCCATGCTTCGACTTAGGTTGCTAAAACGTGGCGTGGCAATTCAAGATCAGCATCGTTGGCAGTTAACGTCACCTAAAGTTGAGAGGCTGCCTCAAGGATCTTCCATCCTGCATCTCAG GGAGAAATTTAGCTATGGGGCAGATCGAAGCACAACACTTGAGAGTGAAACAGCTGATCCTAGAAGTCCTCAAAGTGAAATAAGCAAGAAAGATTCACAACAAGAACAATCTTCTATCCCTAATAAGCTGGAAGATGACTCACACACTCAAGATGTTCATTTTGTTGAGCAAGAGAACTCAGCTTTACAAGAATGTTCTGCTGTGAATACCACTGTAGATCTTCCCAGTGAAACATGCTCAGTGAATAGAAATATTGAGTCACAAGAAACTGCAGATTTAAGCACCTGTTTTGATGGCTGCTGGAATGGAAATGATGCTGCTGAAGAACTAGAAGAAAATTATTCACAGTATGCAGACACCAGCTTCGACTGGATCGCAGATATATCTAGGCCTCGGAGCTATTGGGAAGACCGCAGGCAGGAATGGTACCAAGAGATGCTGAATTCTAACTCAGAAAAAGTTGAAATTCGTCAACTACTTGAAAG AGGAACAGTATCAAGCTTTCTTGCAAGTGACTTTCGAGAGAAAATGGATAGATTAATGGAGAGTCGCTTGGGAAGACTAACAAATCCTGCCGGTAGTGATGGAGGAGAAGAAAAGGATGATGAACAGCATAGCCAATTGACACCGTTTATACAAGAACGTCAACTACAACAACATGAGGAAGAAGAatcagaagaggaagaagagattGAAGGAGAGATAGAAATTGATGAGGAACCGGAAGTAGAACATGAAGAAAGCCTCATCAGTGGTCAATATCACGAAGCCAGTGATTATTTTGATCAATCAATATCATCTCAGAAAATCCCTTCACCACCACCTCTGTTAAGGTCTTGGAGTTATAACGAAATTGGTGATGATTCGGACCGGGCCTTTTCAACATCTCCACGTCAAGAATTCCCGTCTCAATCTTACTATAATATCTCCAGGCATTGCTCTTCTTCTCGAAACCATTCTTCAATG GAAATGGATCTAATTTTTGAACTAAGAGGACAAATGGAGCAACTTAGTCGAGAGATGTCCGAGCTAAGAAATTCATTAAAGAGCTGCATGGACATGCAGATGATGTTAATGCAGCAATCCATGAAGCAAGAAACTCAATCAG CAGCAGAGGGGGTACCAAAGAAAGGAAACTGCCGCATCTGCTACGCAATGAAAGTTGACTCGCTTTTATACAG ATGTGGGCATATGTGCACGTGCTTCAAGTGTGCACACGAGTTGCAATGGAGCAGTGGGAATTGTCCAATATGTTGTGCTCCAATTGTTGACGTCGTACGGGCTTATATGGATTCATAG